Proteins from a single region of Novosphingobium sp. CECT 9465:
- a CDS encoding nuclear transport factor 2 family protein produces MAISVEEMSDRFEIQDLLVGYCYAVDTRDFDKLDDYFTADAFIDYSEMALFKGNLEETKAFLRASFQQVVAAQHVVSTTRYEFSEDRQTARTKTVCYNPMTVTNNVETDTMICGLWYIHDLVRTPDGWRIARLYEEKSYLIGVPEWLKSQMG; encoded by the coding sequence ATGGCTATCAGCGTAGAGGAAATGTCTGACCGGTTCGAGATTCAGGATCTGCTGGTCGGATATTGTTATGCCGTGGATACGCGGGATTTCGACAAACTCGATGACTATTTTACCGCAGATGCTTTTATCGATTATTCGGAAATGGCGCTGTTCAAGGGCAATCTGGAAGAAACCAAGGCATTTCTTCGGGCAAGCTTCCAGCAGGTTGTGGCAGCGCAGCATGTTGTATCGACAACCCGCTACGAGTTCAGTGAAGACCGGCAGACCGCCAGGACCAAGACCGTCTGCTATAACCCGATGACCGTGACCAACAACGTCGAAACAGATACGATGATCTGCGGCCTGTGGTACATACACGATCTGGTGCGTACGCCGGATGGCTGGCGGATCGCCAGGCTGTACGAGGAAAAGAGCTACCTGATCGGCGTTCCCGAATGGCTCAAGAGCCAGATGGGCTGA
- a CDS encoding DUF1679 domain-containing protein, which yields MTQEAVKEARVVDQNPVPRPYPGRTELLPSGRFTPDAQWFGSLMANKYPGVVAEKMEVVQLFDSHTTKLRVAVDWNAAGIAAGLPRNLCIKSNWSGMFDDVDIHALEARFYHFLTDKLTCQTATCYYSDWDDDGSGRGIVVLEDLIDRGGKFGHSTQHCGVDVIAQNLADLAKLHGGLWNSPLISPEAAPWLPTSMNVPVDHDQVRIMWHWIGENLKDPNFRAIAPQHYLDDPERVSRAFDKLTEYERAFDAPYCVILGDCHQGNTYILPSGERLWLDWQLGRRGRPWRDLTYFTVGSLTVEERRHHHKDLVAHYRDCLIKEGATDVIDLETIWNEQIPRWVMYGIQAWVANMDYWGQNGLPMNERFFAAGEDLNTWKILLGE from the coding sequence ATGACGCAGGAAGCTGTAAAAGAAGCGAGAGTTGTGGATCAGAACCCGGTGCCCCGGCCCTATCCCGGCCGTACCGAACTGTTACCCTCCGGCCGCTTCACGCCCGACGCGCAATGGTTCGGCTCGCTCATGGCAAACAAGTATCCGGGTGTTGTCGCAGAGAAGATGGAGGTGGTGCAGCTGTTCGACAGCCACACCACCAAACTGCGAGTCGCCGTCGACTGGAACGCTGCCGGCATCGCCGCCGGGCTGCCGCGCAATTTGTGCATCAAGTCCAACTGGTCGGGGATGTTCGACGATGTGGACATCCACGCCCTCGAAGCCCGGTTCTATCACTTCCTTACCGACAAACTCACCTGCCAGACCGCAACGTGCTATTATTCCGACTGGGATGACGATGGCTCAGGCCGTGGCATTGTCGTGCTGGAAGACCTGATCGACCGCGGCGGCAAGTTTGGGCACAGTACGCAACATTGCGGCGTAGACGTGATCGCACAGAATCTTGCCGATCTTGCCAAACTGCACGGCGGACTGTGGAACAGCCCGTTGATCTCGCCCGAAGCTGCGCCGTGGCTGCCAACGTCCATGAACGTTCCGGTGGATCACGATCAGGTCCGCATCATGTGGCACTGGATCGGCGAGAACCTCAAAGATCCCAATTTCCGCGCGATCGCACCGCAGCATTATCTCGACGATCCTGAACGGGTCTCGCGGGCATTTGACAAGCTGACCGAATACGAGCGCGCATTCGATGCCCCTTATTGCGTGATCCTTGGCGATTGCCATCAGGGCAACACCTATATCCTGCCATCGGGCGAGCGGCTGTGGCTGGACTGGCAGCTTGGTCGGCGCGGCCGTCCCTGGCGCGACCTGACGTATTTTACTGTCGGTTCACTGACTGTGGAAGAGCGGCGCCACCACCACAAGGATCTGGTCGCACACTATCGCGACTGCCTGATCAAGGAAGGTGCAACCGACGTTATCGATCTGGAAACGATCTGGAACGAACAAATCCCGCGCTGGGTGATGTATGGGATTCAGGCATGGGTCGCCAACATGGATTATTGGGGCCAGAACGGGCTTCCCATGAACGAGCGGTTCTTTGCCGCTGGCGAAGACCTCAACACCTGGAAAATTCTGCTGGGCGAATGA
- a CDS encoding limonene-1,2-epoxide hydrolase family protein — MSNSKEAAVREFLALFHTAKLDLDKIRAALAPDARWQAVVPLAEVVYGAEGICREAERQYRIYKDCDCELLNIASSGNTVFTERVDRVRLLDGDKEIIINVAGIFTVNDDNLIVFWREYWDMLDIADQIGVSGETMRQMMDTQVAV; from the coding sequence ATGTCAAACAGCAAGGAAGCTGCGGTCAGGGAATTTCTTGCGCTTTTCCACACCGCCAAACTGGATCTCGACAAGATCCGCGCAGCGCTGGCACCCGATGCCCGTTGGCAGGCGGTCGTTCCGCTGGCGGAAGTGGTATATGGCGCAGAAGGCATCTGCCGTGAAGCCGAGCGTCAGTATCGCATCTACAAGGACTGCGATTGTGAGCTGCTGAACATCGCCAGTTCGGGCAACACCGTTTTTACCGAACGTGTCGATCGTGTCCGCCTGCTGGATGGCGACAAGGAAATCATCATCAATGTTGCAGGAATTTTCACGGTAAACGACGATAATCTCATCGTTTTCTGGCGGGAATACTGGGACATGCTGGACATTGCCGACCAGATCGGCGTTTCGGGCGAAACCATGCGCCAGATGATGGACACGCAGGTTGCCGTCTGA
- a CDS encoding carboxymuconolactone decarboxylase family protein — translation MSTSEENWKRGRETVDAVYGDGFSEMMEPYKDNRFNQEIVNNQFGNLWADPALTIREKRLMVLGLTTMLGRADLIETQMTGALLNDEFTDEQLALIPHFLLFYAGAGNTSALFRGIEAAKAKVKAARTGA, via the coding sequence TTGAGCACGAGCGAAGAAAACTGGAAGCGGGGCCGCGAAACGGTGGATGCCGTTTATGGCGACGGCTTTTCCGAGATGATGGAGCCGTACAAGGACAATCGGTTCAACCAGGAAATCGTGAATAACCAGTTCGGCAACCTGTGGGCGGACCCGGCCCTGACAATACGCGAAAAGCGGCTGATGGTGCTGGGTCTCACCACGATGTTGGGCCGGGCCGACCTGATCGAAACGCAGATGACAGGCGCACTGCTGAACGATGAATTCACCGACGAGCAACTGGCATTGATACCCCATTTCCTGCTGTTTTATGCCGGTGCCGGCAATACTTCGGCGTTGTTTCGGGGCATCGAGGCAGCCAAAGCCAAGGTGAAAGCCGCAAGGACGGGCGCCTGA
- a CDS encoding AraC family transcriptional regulator: MHLATLEPGTELVCPESDWSHQNRDFVEDFEILAQFASHDLTMDIRQYDWVRPSAGQLLPQRHYLDISLDGSTRRSILRSERWVEPQYSGSVLYLPPDAIYWGQPALEKRKLMCLSFGNRFLSEVFEDENPLRHAVAHADIQNPTLRRYLLAIASELASPGFAAGPLLEAMAIGATVELARWSQLVADSTIGTILPHQARRIEEYIRENLSSTLSISEIGRACGMSTRNVARVFKQATGVSIGDFIARCRIELAKELLASDELRIKEVSWRCGFRSSSAFSAAFRSATGTTPRDFRLQPGLLLQ, encoded by the coding sequence GTGCATCTTGCAACTTTGGAACCGGGTACGGAACTGGTTTGTCCCGAAAGCGACTGGTCGCACCAGAATCGTGATTTCGTGGAGGATTTCGAAATCCTCGCGCAATTCGCCTCGCACGACCTGACGATGGACATTCGGCAATACGATTGGGTTCGGCCTTCCGCGGGGCAATTGCTGCCGCAGCGGCACTATCTCGACATATCCCTTGATGGAAGCACAAGGCGCAGCATCCTGCGGTCGGAGCGATGGGTCGAACCCCAGTATTCGGGCAGCGTACTCTACCTGCCGCCAGATGCGATCTACTGGGGCCAGCCGGCGTTGGAAAAGCGCAAGTTGATGTGCCTTTCGTTCGGCAACCGGTTCCTGTCCGAAGTGTTCGAGGATGAAAATCCGTTGCGCCATGCCGTCGCGCATGCCGATATCCAGAATCCCACGTTGCGGCGCTATCTTCTGGCGATCGCGAGCGAACTGGCTTCGCCGGGATTTGCCGCCGGCCCATTGCTTGAAGCGATGGCGATCGGTGCGACAGTGGAACTGGCGCGATGGTCGCAACTTGTTGCAGATTCGACCATCGGCACCATTCTGCCGCATCAGGCAAGGCGTATCGAGGAATACATACGCGAGAATCTTTCCAGCACCTTGAGCATTTCGGAAATTGGCCGTGCCTGCGGGATGAGCACGCGCAACGTGGCGCGTGTGTTCAAGCAGGCGACCGGCGTCAGCATCGGTGATTTCATCGCACGGTGCCGCATCGAACTGGCCAAGGAACTGCTGGCTTCGGACGAATTGCGGATCAAGGAAGTGAGCTGGCGGTGCGGTTTTCGCAGTTCATCCGCTTTTTCGGCAGCGTTCCGTTCCGCAACTGGCACGACCCCGCGCGACTTCAGGCTGCAACCGGGACTGCTGCTGCAATAA
- a CDS encoding SDR family NAD(P)-dependent oxidoreductase yields MQRLAGKVAIVTGGGGGIGSAVARRLVSEGARVAVADIFEESAQRAAEPLGDAAIAVQFDAASPDSVKALVERTVSHFGKLDILHNNAAMTDPVKSAQDTTAIDIPMEVWREILDVNLTGYMLGCRYAIPHMIANGGGSIVNTASNSGTAGDLARIAYGSTKGAIITLTRYVATQHGTQNIRCNSIAPGVVLTEALDKTVPGLKDIIKRHILTPEFGTPDDIAALVAFLASDESRYITGENISISGGGLIHQPHYADLKAFMEAAG; encoded by the coding sequence ATGCAAAGACTGGCTGGCAAAGTTGCAATCGTCACCGGCGGCGGTGGCGGCATCGGATCGGCGGTCGCGCGGCGGCTCGTCTCCGAAGGCGCACGGGTTGCGGTGGCGGACATATTCGAGGAATCGGCACAGCGGGCAGCCGAACCGCTCGGCGATGCCGCGATTGCGGTGCAGTTTGATGCGGCCAGCCCGGATTCGGTGAAGGCGCTGGTCGAACGGACCGTGAGCCACTTCGGCAAGCTGGATATCCTGCACAACAACGCGGCAATGACCGACCCGGTAAAGTCGGCGCAGGATACTACGGCCATCGATATTCCCATGGAGGTCTGGCGTGAAATCCTCGATGTGAACCTGACGGGGTACATGCTCGGATGTCGCTATGCGATTCCGCACATGATCGCCAACGGCGGCGGTTCAATCGTCAATACCGCGTCGAATTCGGGCACGGCCGGCGATCTTGCGCGCATTGCCTATGGTTCGACGAAAGGCGCAATCATCACACTGACGCGTTATGTCGCCACGCAGCATGGAACACAGAACATCCGTTGCAACAGCATTGCACCGGGCGTGGTGCTGACCGAAGCGCTGGACAAGACTGTGCCGGGACTGAAGGACATCATCAAGCGCCACATCCTGACGCCTGAGTTCGGCACACCCGATGATATTGCCGCGCTTGTGGCATTCCTGGCTTCGGATGAATCGCGTTATATCACCGGCGAGAATATCTCGATTTCCGGTGGCGGTCTGATCCACCAGCCGCATTACGCCGATCTTAAGGCCTTCATGGAAGCCGCCGGCTAA
- a CDS encoding NADP-dependent oxidoreductase, whose protein sequence is MSSMEPDAINRRVVLVNRPQGVAQASDFAVRSGAVPEPGDGEILVRNHYLSVDPAMRGWIADTGNYSAAVAIGEVMRSLCSGEIVASRNADYAVGEFVTGWFGWQDYAAVGADRIVQRTSAAEARMALGILGLNGTTALLALTLIGAPQAGQTVVVSTAAGAVGSAVGQIARILGCRTIGIAGGPDKVRDCVELFGYDAAIDYRSEDIGARVAALCPDGVDVYFDNTSGAISDAVMPHLAQKARVVVCGTASYDRWEPWPEGPRVERHLLVKRARMEGFVLFDHMHRLDEAVGTLRGWIADGRLVFQEDVLDGIEACPDALAGLYRGENRGKRIVRLV, encoded by the coding sequence ATGAGTTCGATGGAACCTGACGCCATCAATCGCCGCGTTGTTCTGGTCAATCGGCCGCAGGGCGTGGCGCAAGCCAGTGATTTCGCGGTTCGAAGCGGCGCGGTGCCGGAACCTGGCGACGGTGAAATTCTCGTGCGCAATCACTACCTTTCGGTAGACCCTGCCATGCGGGGCTGGATTGCCGACACCGGTAACTATTCAGCGGCCGTCGCCATTGGCGAAGTGATGCGCAGCCTGTGTTCGGGGGAAATCGTCGCTTCGCGCAACGCTGATTACGCGGTCGGTGAATTTGTGACGGGCTGGTTCGGGTGGCAGGACTATGCTGCTGTCGGCGCGGACCGTATCGTCCAGCGCACGTCTGCCGCTGAAGCACGTATGGCGCTCGGCATCCTGGGATTGAACGGTACGACGGCACTGCTCGCGCTGACCTTGATCGGAGCGCCGCAAGCCGGGCAGACCGTCGTCGTATCGACGGCGGCTGGCGCGGTCGGTTCGGCGGTTGGCCAGATCGCTCGTATCCTTGGTTGCCGCACCATCGGGATCGCAGGCGGACCGGACAAGGTGCGCGATTGCGTGGAACTGTTCGGTTATGATGCAGCCATCGATTACCGGTCAGAAGATATCGGTGCACGCGTGGCTGCGTTGTGTCCCGATGGTGTCGATGTCTATTTTGACAACACTTCAGGCGCGATCTCCGATGCAGTCATGCCGCATCTGGCGCAAAAGGCCCGCGTCGTCGTCTGCGGAACTGCGTCATACGATCGCTGGGAGCCATGGCCGGAAGGCCCGCGCGTGGAACGCCACCTGCTGGTAAAGCGCGCGCGCATGGAAGGTTTCGTCCTGTTCGATCATATGCACCGGCTTGACGAAGCGGTGGGCACCCTGCGCGGCTGGATCGCAGATGGCCGCCTGGTTTTTCAGGAAGACGTGCTCGACGGTATCGAGGCCTGCCCCGATGCTCTTGCCGGACTGTACCGGGGAGAGAACCGGGGCAAGCGGATCGTTCGGCTTGTTTAG
- a CDS encoding nuclear transport factor 2 family protein codes for MGGITNDDRIAIAELFARYCHRVDHGDTTGWLELFTPDGTFEVAGVMRLEGHEQVGAMPGAVAAQGNGKWRHQITNIVVEPGDGDDVALVSAYGLVTDWGNEGRPMTFSDYAITLNRIGGEWRIRTLLATAP; via the coding sequence ATGGGCGGTATTACGAACGATGACAGGATCGCGATCGCCGAACTGTTCGCCCGCTATTGCCACCGCGTCGATCATGGCGATACGACAGGCTGGCTGGAACTGTTCACACCCGACGGCACCTTTGAAGTTGCAGGTGTGATGCGACTGGAAGGGCATGAGCAAGTTGGCGCAATGCCCGGCGCGGTTGCTGCACAAGGCAACGGCAAGTGGCGGCACCAGATCACCAACATCGTCGTCGAACCTGGCGATGGCGATGATGTTGCGCTGGTTTCTGCCTATGGACTTGTCACCGACTGGGGCAATGAAGGCAGGCCGATGACGTTTTCCGATTATGCCATCACGCTGAACCGGATCGGTGGCGAATGGCGGATCCGAACTCTGCTGGCGACAGCGCCCTGA